From the genome of Polyodon spathula isolate WHYD16114869_AA chromosome 14, ASM1765450v1, whole genome shotgun sequence, one region includes:
- the ghsra gene encoding growth hormone secretagogue receptor a, translating into MSNKTANANCSHNCSWPDTDNWDNLSYWETDYPVNLFPIQVLTGISATCICLFIIGTAGNLMTILIVSKFKDMRTTTNLYLSSMAFSDLLIFLCMPLDLYRIWHYRPWNFGDVLCKVFQFTSESCTYSTILNITALSVERYFAICFPLQAKVFVTKGRVKGIILIIWIVAFVSAGPIFVLVGVEHENGTDPWETNECKATDYAIRSGLLTIMVWVSSMFFFLPVFCLTVLYSLIGRKLCKRKRETIGPSMSSRDKSSKQTVKMLVVVVFAFVLCWLPFHVGRYLFSKSSEAGSLLMSQISQYCNLVSFVLFYLSAAINPILYNIMSKKYRVAACKLFGLKQVPRRTASTMKDESTPAWTESSVST; encoded by the exons ATGTCAAACAAGACAGCAAATGCTAACTGCTCGCACAACTGCAGCTGGCCTGATACGGACAACTGGGACAACTTATCATACTGGGAGACTGACTACCCAGTCAATCTTTTTCCTATCCAGGTTTTGACAGGAATATCGGCTACGTGCATCTGTCTCTTCATTATTGGAACTGCAGGGAATTTAATGACAATTTTGATCGTCTCCAAATTCAAGGACATGAGGACAACTACCAATCTCTACCTATCCAGCATGGCCTTTTCAGACCTCCTTATATTCCTCTGCATGCCTTTGGACCTTTACAGAATCTGGCATTATAGACCTTGGAATTTTGGGGACGTGCTTTGCAAGGTATTCCAGTTCACCAGCGAAAGTTGCACGTACTCCACAATCCTCAATATAACAGCCCTTAGCGTGGAGAGATACTTTGCAATCTGTTTCCCACTCCAAGCAAAAGTGTTTGTGACTAAGGGTCGAGTGAAAGGGATAATATTGATTATCTGGATAGTGGCATTTGTCAGCGCTGGCCCCATATTTGTTTTGGTTGGAGTTGAACACGAGAATGGCACTGATCCGTGGGAGACAAACGAGTGTAAGGCAACAGACTACGCTATCCGGTCTGGGCTCCTTACTATAATGGTGTGGGTTTCCAGCATGTTTTTCTTCTTGCCGGTATTTTGCTTGACTGTGCTGTATAGCCTTATTGGAAGAAAGTTGTGCAAGAGAAAAAGGGAGACCATAGGACCCAGCATGTCCTCCAGAGATAAGAGCAGCAAGCAAACTGTGAAAATGCTAG TTGTGGTGGTGTTCGCCTTTGTACTCTGTTGGCTCCCTTTTCACGTTGGAAGGTATCTCTTCTCCAAATCTTCAGAGGCTGGCTCTTTGTTAATGTCTCAGATCAGTCAATATTGCAACTTAGTCTCCTTTGTCCTCTTCTACTTAAGCGCAGCCATCAACCCAATTCTTTACAATATCATGTCCAAGAAGTACCGGGTGGCTGCTTGCAAACTGTTTGGACTTAAGCAAGTCCCAAGAAGGACAGCATCTACCATGAAGGATGAAAGCACTCCTGCTTGGACAGAGTCAAGTGTCAGCACGTGA